The proteins below are encoded in one region of Archocentrus centrarchus isolate MPI-CPG fArcCen1 chromosome 13, fArcCen1, whole genome shotgun sequence:
- the LOC115790884 gene encoding protein-tyrosine sulfotransferase 1 isoform X3 produces the protein MIGKLKQNLLVACLVISSVTVFYLGRHAMECHHRIEEHSQPGGILSLSAVGGSMRTTLRTGQNLSTPFIYNKDMPLVFIGGVPRSGTTLMRAMLDAHPEVRCGEETRVIPRILAMKQMWSRSGREKMRLDEAGVTDEVLDAAMQAFLLEIIVKHGEPANFLCNKDPFALKSLSYLAKIFPRAKFVLMIRDGRASVHSMISRKVTIAGFDLGSYRDCLTKWNRAIETMYTQCLDAADKCLPVHYEQLVLHPEKWMRTLLKFLDIPWNDAVLHHEELIGKAGGVSLSKVERSTDQVIKPVNVEALSKWVGKIPADVVRDMAVIAPMLARLGYDPHANPPNYGQPDPKVLDNTRRVYKGEFQLPDFLKEQPQIQKSAERPNPS, from the exons ATGATTGGCAAGCTGAAACAGAACTTGCTGGTGGCCTGTCTGGTCATCAGCTCAGTCACAGTCTTCTACTTAGGCCGCCATGCCATGGAGTGTCACCATCGCATCGAGGAGCACAGTCAGCCAGGAGGAATCCTGTCTTTATCTGCAGTGGGAGGCAGCATGCGAACCACCTTACGAACAGGCCAAAACCTTAGCACGCCTTTCATCTACAACAAAGACATGCCACTCGTCTTCATTGGTGGCGTGCCCCGTAGTGGGACCACACTAATGCGTGCTATGTTGGACGCCCACCCCGAGGTGCGCTGTGGTGAAGAAACTCGTGTCATCCCACGTATCCTGGCCATGAAGCAGATGTGGAGCCGCTCGGGCCGGGAGAAGATGCGTCTGGACGAGGCTGGTGTGACTGATGAGGTGCTGGATGCCGCCATGCAGGCCTTCCTGCTGGAAATCATTGTCAAACACGGTGAGCCCGCCAACTTCCTTTGTAACAAGGACCCATTTGCACTGAAGTCTCTTTCTTACCTGGCCAAGATATTTCCCCGTGCCAAGTTTGTGCTCATGATTCGTGACGGTCGGGCTTCAGTCCACTCCATGATCTCACGAAAGGTGACCATTGCCGGCTTTGACTTGGGGAGCTACAGGGACTGCCTGACCAAGTGGAACCGGGCCATAGAGACAATGTACACTCAGTGCCTGGATGCTGCAGACAAATGCCTACCTGTGCACTATGAACAATTGGTCCTGCATCCTGAAAAGTGGATGAGGACGCTGCTGAAATTCCTTGATATTCCCTGGAATGATGCTGTTCTCCATCATGAGGAGCTCATTGGGAAAGCTGGAGGAGTGTCCCTCTCCAA gGTGGAGAGATCCACAGACCAGGTCATCAAGCCAGTTAATGTGGAGGCCTTGTCCAAATGGGTGGGAAAGATCCCAGCTGATGTGGTGAGGGACATGGCCGTCATTGCACCTATGCTAGCCAGGCTAGGCTACGACCCACATGCCAATCCCCCAAACTATGGTCAACCGGACCCTAAAGTGCTGGACAACACCAGAAGG